One Nonomuraea angiospora DNA segment encodes these proteins:
- a CDS encoding NUDIX hydrolase, producing the protein MTDLLRAAGAVIWRGEESHPEVAVIHRPDYDDWTFPKGKLKSGEHVIAAALREVREETGLTVLLGRALPPVHYLSSGRLKRVDYWTARVAADDGFTPGEEVDELRWLPLEEARRLLTFEWDVGLLRALRAAPLETVPLVLVRHGSAGSRQEWQGDDESRPLDTDGRAQAAQLATALPAYRPELLISSPSARCVQTLEPYGAEVKLEPLLSEEGQDPQKTPAMVREIAVPAAVCSHRKVLPDLIRTLSGTDLHLRKGAFAVLQRVGGDVVSVERYAT; encoded by the coding sequence ATGACTGACCTGCTCCGCGCCGCCGGAGCCGTGATCTGGAGGGGCGAGGAGAGCCACCCCGAGGTCGCCGTCATCCACCGTCCCGACTACGACGACTGGACCTTCCCCAAGGGCAAGCTGAAGTCCGGCGAGCACGTGATCGCCGCCGCCCTGCGCGAGGTGCGGGAGGAGACCGGGCTGACGGTGCTGCTCGGCCGCGCGCTGCCGCCGGTCCACTACCTCAGCTCCGGGCGGCTCAAGCGGGTCGACTACTGGACGGCGCGGGTGGCCGCCGACGACGGGTTCACCCCCGGTGAGGAGGTGGACGAGCTGCGCTGGCTGCCGTTAGAGGAGGCCAGGCGGCTGCTGACGTTCGAGTGGGACGTGGGGCTGCTGCGCGCGCTGAGGGCCGCGCCGCTCGAGACCGTGCCCCTCGTCCTCGTACGGCACGGCTCGGCCGGCTCCAGGCAAGAGTGGCAGGGCGACGACGAGTCGCGCCCGCTCGACACCGACGGCCGGGCGCAGGCGGCGCAGCTGGCCACCGCGCTGCCCGCCTACCGGCCCGAGCTGCTCATCAGCTCCCCCAGCGCCCGATGCGTCCAGACCTTGGAGCCGTACGGGGCCGAGGTCAAGCTGGAGCCCCTCCTCAGCGAGGAGGGGCAGGACCCGCAGAAGACGCCCGCCATGGTCAGGGAGATCGCCGTGCCCGCGGCCGTGTGCAGCCACCGCAAGGTGCTCCCCGACCTGATCAGGACGTTGAGCGGAACGGACCTGCACCTGCGCAAGGGCGCGTTCGCGGTGCTGCAGCGGGTGGGCGGGGACGTCGTCAGCGTCGAGCGCTACGCGACCTGA
- a CDS encoding TetR family transcriptional regulator, with the protein METVTEPPTRRRMSGSERREQLIRISRTLFAEKGFDGTSIEEIAATAQVSKPVVYEHFGGKEGVYAVVVDREMQKLLTMITEALAASHSLIKLERAALALLHYIEESSEGFRILVRDSHAASGTGTFASLISEIASQVEDVLADEFAARGYDPKLAPMYAQMLVGMVALTGQWWLDVRKPGREEVAAHLVNLAWNGLTGLNPNPAITAATRDQPVSVPAPGPLPAKPRTNDKELRELEKAREKELKEAEKARLREFKEAEKARVRELKERERLLKEAEKERERVLKEAEKAREREEKIRQREARLAERAARLEQADHPE; encoded by the coding sequence ATGGAGACCGTGACCGAACCCCCGACTCGCAGGCGTATGTCCGGTAGCGAGCGCAGAGAGCAGCTGATCCGCATCAGCCGCACCCTCTTCGCGGAGAAGGGGTTCGACGGGACCTCTATCGAGGAGATCGCAGCTACCGCACAGGTGTCGAAACCCGTGGTCTACGAGCATTTCGGCGGCAAGGAAGGCGTCTACGCGGTCGTCGTGGACCGCGAGATGCAGAAGCTCCTCACCATGATCACCGAGGCGCTGGCCGCGTCCCATTCACTGATCAAACTGGAGCGGGCCGCGCTGGCGCTGCTCCACTACATCGAGGAGAGCAGCGAGGGCTTCCGCATCCTGGTGCGCGACTCCCACGCCGCCTCGGGCACCGGCACGTTCGCGAGCCTGATCAGCGAGATCGCCAGCCAGGTCGAGGACGTCCTCGCCGACGAGTTCGCGGCCCGCGGCTACGACCCCAAGCTCGCGCCGATGTACGCCCAGATGCTGGTCGGCATGGTCGCTCTGACCGGGCAGTGGTGGCTCGACGTACGCAAGCCGGGCCGCGAGGAGGTCGCCGCCCACCTCGTCAACCTGGCCTGGAACGGCCTGACCGGGCTCAACCCCAACCCGGCGATCACCGCCGCGACCCGCGACCAGCCCGTCTCCGTCCCCGCCCCGGGCCCTCTCCCCGCCAAGCCGCGCACGAACGACAAGGAGCTGCGCGAGCTGGAGAAGGCGCGGGAGAAGGAGCTGAAGGAGGCGGAGAAGGCGCGGCTGCGGGAGTTCAAGGAGGCGGAGAAGGCTCGGGTCAGGGAGCTCAAGGAGCGGGAACGGCTGCTCAAGGAGGCCGAGAAGGAGCGAGAGCGGGTGCTGAAGGAGGCGGAGAAGGCGCGGGAGCGCGAGGAGAAGATCCGCCAGCGCGAGGCCCGCCTCGCCGAACGCGCCGCCCGCCTGGAACAGGCGGACCACCCGGAGTAG
- a CDS encoding acyl-CoA desaturase gives MTVVAERSAPTPKPEFEPEPRSKAELVTFALVVGLPLIAIAAAVPFAWGWGLGWSDIVISFVFYVVSGLGVTVGLHRYFTHGSFKAKRPLKIALGIAGSLSLEMSVLDWVATHRKHHKFSDKEGDPHSPWRFGPGFKSLTKGLLYAHMGWLFESERTNREKYAPDLVKDADVMKLHKWFGTIALTSILLPGVIGGLVTWSWQGALTALFWGSLVRIGLLHHVTWSINSICHVFGEEEFQVRDKSRNVWWLAIPSFGESWHNLHHSDPTCARHGALKGQIDLSAGLIRIFEKLGWVYDVRWPTPERLAAKRIA, from the coding sequence ATGACCGTTGTCGCCGAGCGTTCCGCCCCGACACCGAAGCCCGAATTCGAGCCCGAGCCCAGATCCAAGGCGGAGCTGGTCACCTTCGCACTCGTCGTCGGGCTGCCGCTGATCGCGATCGCGGCCGCCGTGCCGTTCGCGTGGGGATGGGGTCTCGGCTGGTCGGACATCGTCATCTCCTTCGTCTTCTACGTGGTCTCCGGGCTCGGCGTGACCGTGGGGCTGCACCGCTACTTCACCCACGGCTCGTTCAAGGCCAAGCGGCCGCTGAAGATCGCGCTGGGCATCGCGGGCAGCCTGTCGCTGGAGATGTCCGTACTCGACTGGGTGGCCACGCACCGCAAGCACCACAAGTTCTCCGACAAGGAGGGCGACCCGCACTCGCCGTGGCGTTTCGGCCCCGGCTTCAAGTCCCTGACCAAGGGCCTGCTGTACGCCCACATGGGCTGGCTGTTCGAGAGCGAGCGGACCAACCGGGAGAAGTACGCTCCCGACCTGGTCAAGGACGCCGACGTCATGAAGCTGCACAAGTGGTTCGGCACGATCGCCCTCACCTCCATCCTGCTCCCCGGCGTGATCGGCGGGCTCGTCACCTGGTCCTGGCAGGGCGCGCTGACCGCGCTGTTCTGGGGCTCGCTCGTCCGCATCGGCCTGCTGCACCACGTGACCTGGTCGATCAACTCCATCTGCCACGTCTTCGGCGAGGAGGAGTTCCAGGTACGCGACAAGTCGCGCAACGTCTGGTGGCTGGCCATCCCGTCCTTCGGCGAGTCCTGGCACAACCTGCACCACTCCGACCCGACCTGCGCCCGGCACGGGGCGCTGAAGGGCCAGATCGACCTGAGCGCCGGGCTCATCCGGATCTTCGAGAAGCTCGGCTGGGTGTACGACGTCCGCTGGCCGACTCCCGAACGCCTGGCGGCGAAGCGCATTGCCTGA
- a CDS encoding RNA degradosome polyphosphate kinase: MSAEPFQPANDLPLPQERFLNREESWLQFNERVLDLAEDPSTPLLERVRFLAIFASNLDEFFRVRVAGLKRRMATGLLLRTKSGLKPREELARIATIADDLARRHAAAFHHHICPQLAAEGIEIVRWDELGREERTELRKLFRERIRPVLTPLAVDPAHPFPYISGLSLNLAVLVRNPATDHTVFARVKVPSQLPRFVPASKDRFVPLEDVIAAHLGQLFKGMEILQHHVFRVTRNEDLDVDEDVTENLMQALEKELLKRRFGPPVRLEVEDTITPEVLAPLIEELELAPHEVYRVAGPLDLSGLHAIADLDRGELSYRPFVPAEVISAEDDLFSILRERDVLLHHPYDSFATSVQRFIEVAAADPRVLAIKQTLYRTSGESPIVDALIDAAEAGKQVVVVVEIKARFDEHANISWARKLERAGCHVVYGVVGLKTHCKLALVVRQEASGELRRYCHIGTGNYNPKTARQYEDFGLLTADPLVGEDVTDLFIHLTGYSNHSAYRRLLVAPHSMRSGLLARIEREIAHQEAGRPARIRIKTNSLVDEPIIDALYRASRAGVPVDLWVRGICSLRPGIPDLSENIRVRSVLGRFLEHSRVYEFGLGRRPEIWIGSADLMRRNLDRRVEALVKVTSPQHKAYLIELMDLAMAETTNAWVLNSDGTWARHQGEDLQSHLIGMRRWRTVDD, translated from the coding sequence ATGTCCGCGGAACCGTTCCAACCCGCCAACGACCTGCCCCTGCCTCAGGAGCGGTTTCTCAATCGTGAAGAGAGCTGGCTCCAGTTCAACGAGCGCGTCCTCGATCTGGCCGAAGATCCATCGACCCCCCTCCTGGAGCGGGTGCGCTTCCTGGCGATCTTCGCCAGCAACCTCGACGAGTTCTTCCGCGTACGGGTCGCGGGCCTGAAACGGCGCATGGCCACGGGCCTGCTGCTGCGTACCAAGAGCGGGTTGAAGCCCCGCGAGGAGCTGGCCAGGATCGCCACGATCGCGGACGATCTGGCCAGGCGGCACGCCGCGGCCTTCCACCACCACATCTGCCCCCAGCTGGCCGCCGAGGGCATCGAGATCGTCAGGTGGGACGAGCTGGGCCGCGAGGAGCGTACGGAGCTGCGCAAGCTGTTCAGGGAGCGGATCAGGCCGGTGCTGACGCCGCTGGCCGTGGACCCCGCGCACCCCTTCCCCTACATCTCCGGGCTCAGCCTGAACCTCGCGGTCCTGGTGCGGAATCCGGCGACCGACCACACGGTTTTCGCGCGGGTCAAGGTGCCGTCGCAGTTGCCGCGGTTCGTACCGGCCTCGAAGGACCGGTTCGTCCCTCTTGAGGATGTCATCGCGGCCCATCTGGGGCAGCTCTTCAAGGGCATGGAGATCCTCCAGCACCACGTCTTCCGCGTCACCAGGAACGAGGATCTCGACGTCGACGAGGACGTCACCGAGAACCTCATGCAGGCCCTGGAGAAGGAGCTGCTCAAGCGGCGGTTCGGCCCGCCCGTGCGGCTCGAGGTCGAGGACACGATCACCCCGGAGGTGCTGGCGCCGCTGATCGAGGAGCTGGAGCTGGCGCCGCACGAGGTCTACCGGGTGGCCGGGCCGCTCGACCTGTCGGGCCTGCACGCCATCGCCGACCTGGACCGGGGCGAGCTGAGCTACCGGCCGTTCGTGCCCGCCGAGGTGATCAGCGCCGAGGACGACCTGTTCTCGATCCTGCGCGAGCGCGACGTGCTGCTGCACCACCCGTACGACTCGTTCGCCACCAGCGTGCAGCGCTTCATCGAGGTGGCCGCGGCCGACCCCAGGGTCCTGGCGATCAAGCAGACCCTCTACCGCACCAGCGGCGAGTCCCCCATCGTGGACGCGCTGATCGACGCGGCCGAGGCGGGCAAGCAGGTCGTCGTGGTCGTGGAGATCAAGGCCCGCTTCGACGAGCACGCCAACATCTCCTGGGCACGCAAGCTGGAGCGGGCCGGCTGCCATGTCGTCTACGGCGTGGTCGGGTTGAAGACCCACTGCAAGCTCGCGCTCGTGGTCCGCCAGGAGGCCTCGGGCGAGCTGCGCCGCTACTGCCACATCGGCACGGGCAACTACAACCCCAAGACCGCCCGCCAGTACGAGGACTTCGGCCTGCTCACCGCCGACCCGCTGGTCGGCGAGGACGTGACGGACCTGTTCATCCACCTGACCGGCTACTCCAACCACTCCGCCTACCGGCGGCTGCTGGTCGCGCCCCACTCGATGCGCAGCGGGCTGCTGGCCAGGATCGAGCGGGAGATCGCCCACCAGGAGGCGGGGCGCCCGGCACGGATCAGGATCAAGACGAACTCCCTGGTGGACGAGCCGATCATCGACGCCCTCTACCGGGCGTCCAGGGCGGGCGTCCCGGTGGACCTGTGGGTGCGGGGCATCTGCAGCCTCCGCCCCGGCATCCCAGATTTGTCCGAAAATATCCGCGTAAGGTCGGTCTTGGGGCGCTTCCTTGAGCACTCCCGGGTGTACGAGTTCGGTCTGGGCCGCCGCCCCGAGATCTGGATCGGCAGCGCCGACCTCATGCGCAGGAACCTCGACCGCCGCGTCGAGGCCCTGGTCAAGGTGACCTCGCCGCAGCACAAGGCCTACCTCATCGAGCTGATGGACCTGGCCATGGCCGAGACCACGAACGCGTGGGTGCTCAACTCCGACGGCACGTGGGCCCGCCACCAGGGCGAGGATCTGCAGAGCCACCTCATCGGCATGCGCCGCTGGAGGACCGTTGATGACTGA
- a CDS encoding cytochrome P450 has translation MRNLPTIPFERGSVLEVPAAYRDLRAEAGIAKVRTQTGDEVWLVSGYEDARSLFNDPRLGRSHPEPDKAARLSGSAILGGPQGDIATEKAEHDRMRRLFMPSFSARRMKALSDHVGSLVDERLDCLAKLTPPADLHAELSFPLPVLVICQLLGVPYEDREYFGGVSFRLGDMRNLEEGQAAREELSAYMAELIERKRREPAEDVLSDLATELDDDGRIAELAGGLLFAGHETTVNRIDFGVLLLLANPGQRDLLIADPGLAPGAVEEILRMAAPSLHGLPRYAHEDIEIGGRTIRRGEAVVLTPGAANRDERIYPDPDVFDLRRPQTDPHLSFGYGPRFCIGASLARVELVAVFSRLFQRFPTLRTAVPVEELPRSQGRIADGFAELPVTW, from the coding sequence ATGAGGAACCTTCCCACCATCCCCTTCGAGCGCGGCAGCGTGCTGGAGGTGCCGGCCGCGTACCGCGACCTGCGGGCCGAAGCGGGCATCGCGAAGGTACGCACCCAGACGGGTGACGAGGTCTGGCTGGTCAGCGGCTACGAGGACGCGCGCAGCCTGTTCAACGACCCCCGGCTCGGGCGCTCGCATCCCGAGCCGGACAAGGCCGCCAGACTGTCGGGCTCGGCCATACTCGGCGGCCCCCAGGGCGACATCGCCACGGAGAAGGCCGAGCACGACCGCATGCGCAGGCTGTTCATGCCGTCCTTCTCGGCCCGCCGGATGAAGGCGCTCAGCGACCACGTCGGCTCGCTCGTGGACGAGCGGCTCGACTGCCTGGCCAAGCTGACCCCGCCCGCCGACCTGCACGCCGAGCTCTCCTTCCCGCTGCCCGTGCTGGTCATCTGCCAGCTCCTCGGCGTGCCGTACGAGGACAGGGAGTACTTCGGGGGCGTGTCGTTCCGCTTGGGCGACATGCGGAACCTGGAGGAGGGGCAGGCGGCGCGCGAGGAGCTGAGCGCGTACATGGCCGAGCTCATCGAGCGCAAGCGGCGCGAGCCGGCCGAGGACGTGCTGTCCGACCTTGCCACTGAGCTGGACGACGACGGGAGGATCGCCGAGCTCGCCGGCGGGCTGCTGTTCGCCGGCCACGAGACCACGGTCAACCGCATCGACTTCGGCGTGCTGCTCCTGCTCGCCAACCCCGGCCAGCGCGACCTGCTCATCGCCGACCCGGGGCTGGCGCCCGGCGCGGTCGAGGAGATCCTGCGGATGGCCGCGCCGAGCCTGCACGGCCTGCCCAGGTACGCCCACGAGGACATCGAGATCGGCGGCCGGACGATCCGCCGGGGCGAGGCCGTGGTGCTCACCCCGGGCGCGGCCAACCGGGATGAGCGGATATATCCGGATCCGGATGTGTTCGACCTCCGCCGTCCGCAGACCGACCCGCATCTGAGCTTCGGGTACGGCCCGCGCTTCTGCATCGGCGCCAGCCTGGCCAGGGTCGAACTGGTGGCGGTGTTCAGCAGGCTGTTCCAGCGCTTCCCCACCCTGCGGACGGCCGTGCCCGTCGAGGAGCTGCCGCGCAGCCAGGGGAGGATCGCCGACGGCTTCGCGGAGCTGCCGGTCACGTGGTGA
- the glmU gene encoding bifunctional UDP-N-acetylglucosamine diphosphorylase/glucosamine-1-phosphate N-acetyltransferase GlmU: protein MSVPRPAAVIVLAAGEGTRMKSQTPKVLHELCGRALVDHMLAAARDLGPEQLIVVIGHALEQVGGHLAATSPDARAVVQREQRGTGHAVRTVLEEVGVISGTVLVTYGDVPLLRPQTLAELLERHEAEGNAVTVLTADVPDPTGYGRIIRDESGAVLEIVEEKDASPEQRAIKEMNSGIYAFDGSLLADAVKRVSTDNAQGEEYLTDVLAILRGDGHRVGACVAGDFVEVEGVNDRVQLAAARKVLNLRLLEAHMRAGVTIIDPGSTWIDVGVRIAPDAVILPGTQLHGDTVIETGAEVGPATTLTDTRVGEGAVVRNAVCDSADIGPEVNVGPYAYLRPGTVLGRKSKAGTFVEMKNTKVGERSKVPHLSYAGDATIGDDVNIGASTVFVNYDGVNKHQTTIRDGVFVGCDTMLVAPVTINDGAYTAAGSVIVDDVPPGAIGVARARQRNIEKWVLRRRAGTKSAAAAQRALAEQEQQESGK, encoded by the coding sequence GTGAGTGTGCCGCGCCCGGCAGCCGTCATCGTCCTCGCCGCCGGCGAGGGCACCCGGATGAAGAGCCAGACCCCCAAAGTCCTGCACGAGCTATGTGGCCGTGCGCTGGTCGACCATATGCTCGCAGCCGCCCGGGACCTCGGTCCCGAGCAGCTGATCGTCGTCATCGGCCACGCGCTGGAGCAGGTCGGCGGCCATCTGGCCGCCACCAGTCCCGACGCGCGCGCCGTCGTCCAGCGTGAGCAGCGTGGCACCGGCCACGCGGTCCGCACCGTGCTCGAAGAGGTCGGCGTGATCTCCGGCACCGTGCTGGTCACGTACGGGGACGTTCCTCTCCTGCGCCCGCAGACCCTCGCCGAGCTGCTCGAACGGCACGAGGCCGAGGGCAACGCCGTCACCGTGCTGACGGCCGACGTGCCCGATCCGACCGGCTACGGGCGGATCATCCGCGACGAGAGCGGCGCCGTGCTGGAGATCGTCGAGGAGAAGGACGCCAGCCCGGAGCAGCGCGCCATCAAGGAGATGAACTCCGGGATCTACGCCTTCGACGGCTCGCTGCTCGCCGACGCCGTCAAGCGCGTGTCCACCGACAACGCCCAGGGCGAGGAGTACCTCACCGACGTCCTGGCCATCTTGCGCGGCGACGGCCACCGGGTCGGCGCCTGCGTCGCGGGCGACTTCGTCGAGGTCGAGGGCGTCAACGACCGCGTGCAGCTCGCCGCCGCCCGCAAGGTGCTCAACCTGCGCCTGCTCGAAGCCCACATGCGCGCCGGGGTGACGATCATCGACCCCGGCAGCACCTGGATCGACGTCGGCGTGCGGATCGCGCCCGACGCGGTCATCCTCCCCGGCACCCAGCTCCACGGCGACACCGTGATCGAGACCGGCGCCGAGGTCGGCCCCGCCACCACGCTGACCGACACCCGCGTCGGCGAGGGCGCCGTCGTCCGCAACGCCGTCTGCGACAGCGCCGACATCGGCCCCGAGGTCAACGTCGGCCCGTACGCCTACCTCCGCCCCGGCACGGTGCTCGGCCGCAAGTCCAAGGCCGGCACGTTCGTCGAGATGAAGAACACCAAGGTCGGCGAGCGTTCCAAGGTGCCGCACCTGTCCTACGCGGGAGACGCCACGATCGGCGACGACGTCAACATCGGCGCCTCCACCGTCTTCGTCAACTACGACGGGGTCAACAAGCACCAGACGACCATTCGCGACGGGGTGTTCGTCGGCTGCGACACCATGCTCGTCGCCCCGGTCACGATCAATGACGGCGCCTACACGGCGGCGGGCTCGGTGATCGTCGACGACGTGCCACCCGGCGCCATCGGCGTGGCCAGAGCGCGGCAGCGCAACATCGAGAAATGGGTCTTGCGCAGGCGCGCGGGCACGAAGTCGGCCGCGGCCGCCCAGCGGGCGCTGGCCGAGCAAGAGCAGCAGGAGAGTGGCAAGTGA
- a CDS encoding glyoxalase: protein MIKALHHVQLAAPRGSEPELRRFYEGVLGLREVPKPPELAERGGVWFKGEGVEVHLGIEDDFRPARKAHPAFLVDDLGAYASGTEPDLLFPGYRRIYLADPVGNRIELLQAV from the coding sequence ATGATCAAGGCGCTGCACCACGTCCAGCTCGCCGCGCCCAGGGGCAGCGAGCCTGAGCTGAGGCGCTTCTACGAGGGCGTGCTGGGGCTGCGGGAGGTCCCCAAGCCGCCGGAGCTGGCCGAACGCGGTGGGGTATGGTTCAAGGGCGAGGGTGTGGAAGTGCACCTCGGCATCGAGGACGACTTCAGGCCCGCGCGCAAGGCACATCCTGCCTTCCTGGTGGACGACCTCGGCGCGTACGCCTCCGGCACGGAGCCCGACCTTCTCTTCCCCGGCTACCGGCGGATCTATCTCGCGGACCCCGTCGGCAACAGGATCGAGCTCCTGCAGGCCGTGTGA
- a CDS encoding ribose-phosphate diphosphokinase: MSSIKQPGEKNLMLFSGRAYPELAEEVAQHVGVSLTPTKLIDFANGEIYARYLESVRGCDAFVIQSHTAPINKWIMEQLIMVDALKRASAKRITVVMPFYGYARQDKKGRGREPITARLMADMFKTAGADRLMSIDLHTSQIQGFFDGPVDHLFAMPVLESYLKNKLDLENTTVVSPDTGRVRLSERWADTLGTPLAFIHKRRDLDVANQVKVNEVVGRVRGRTCVLIDDMIDTAGTICKAADALYEQGATNVITAATHAVFSDPAVDRLKNSRISEVIVTNTLPLAEANRFDKLTVLSIAPLIARAITEVFQDGSVTSLFEGDT, from the coding sequence GTGAGCAGTATCAAACAGCCGGGCGAGAAGAACCTCATGCTCTTCTCCGGCCGGGCCTACCCTGAGCTCGCCGAGGAGGTGGCTCAGCACGTCGGCGTCTCCCTCACCCCCACCAAGCTGATCGACTTCGCCAACGGCGAGATCTACGCCCGCTATCTGGAGTCCGTACGCGGCTGCGACGCCTTCGTCATCCAGAGCCACACCGCGCCCATCAACAAGTGGATCATGGAACAGCTGATCATGGTCGACGCGCTCAAGCGGGCCTCCGCCAAGCGCATCACCGTGGTCATGCCGTTCTACGGTTACGCCCGCCAGGACAAGAAGGGCCGCGGCCGCGAGCCCATCACGGCCCGGCTGATGGCCGACATGTTCAAGACCGCGGGCGCCGACCGGCTCATGTCGATCGACCTGCACACCTCGCAGATCCAGGGCTTCTTCGACGGCCCGGTCGACCACCTGTTCGCGATGCCGGTGCTGGAGAGCTACCTCAAGAACAAGCTCGACCTGGAGAACACCACCGTCGTCTCGCCCGACACCGGCCGCGTCCGGCTGTCGGAGCGCTGGGCCGACACGCTCGGCACGCCGCTGGCGTTCATCCACAAGCGCCGCGACCTCGACGTGGCCAACCAGGTGAAGGTCAACGAGGTCGTCGGACGGGTCCGCGGCCGCACCTGCGTGCTGATCGACGACATGATCGACACCGCGGGCACCATCTGCAAGGCCGCCGACGCCCTCTACGAGCAGGGCGCCACCAACGTGATCACCGCCGCCACCCACGCGGTCTTCTCGGACCCGGCCGTCGACCGGCTCAAGAACTCCCGGATCTCCGAGGTCATCGTCACCAACACGCTGCCGCTGGCGGAGGCCAACCGGTTCGACAAGCTGACGGTGCTGTCGATCGCGCCGCTCATCGCCCGCGCGATCACCGAGGTCTTCCAGGACGGCTCGGTCACGAGCTTGTTCGAGGGTGACACCTGA
- a CDS encoding CYTH and CHAD domain-containing protein: MGIEIEDKFDVPPDYAIPDLSRVAEVIGPKSYQLVALYYDTADLRLAARGVTLRRRRGGEDAGWHLKLPKAKGVRQEITRPLTRSTKIVPEELAELVRAYTRGAPLVPVAELDTRRSVTVLLDDGVKLVEVADDRVKGTVYGDEPKIVRWREVEAELLAPDRQAVLAKVGKRLRKAGATPSAATSKLAKLLEPTPLPKAPTEPGTAGEIVVAYLAGQVNALLAQDPRVRRAEDDAVHQMRVAARRMRSALKAFKSVVADTAQVQDELRWLGNVLGEARDLEVIRARFAKELARLEPELVHGPIQARLGTDLHEREQEAYARIKEALSGERYYTLLNALDQLVSDPKLEKAAAKPAEKKLSAIAAAGWNRVTKAYETAQAIEDPERHEIAMHDVRKAAKRARYTAEALQPTLGANMGKLAKLSENVQEILGTHQDGVVAQETLAKEAESARQAGEDTFTYGVLIGIERSAAERAYAEFPRVWAETVGAVMKVL, from the coding sequence GTGGGCATCGAGATCGAGGACAAATTTGACGTTCCTCCCGACTACGCGATTCCGGACCTGAGCCGTGTGGCCGAGGTCATAGGGCCGAAGAGCTATCAGCTGGTGGCTCTCTATTACGACACCGCCGACCTGAGGCTGGCCGCCCGGGGCGTCACGCTCAGGCGGCGACGAGGCGGTGAGGACGCCGGCTGGCACCTGAAACTGCCCAAGGCCAAGGGCGTGCGACAGGAGATCACCCGTCCCCTCACCCGCAGCACCAAGATCGTGCCCGAGGAGCTGGCCGAGCTCGTCCGCGCCTACACCCGCGGCGCCCCGCTCGTTCCGGTCGCGGAGCTGGACACCCGCAGGAGCGTGACCGTCCTGCTCGACGACGGCGTCAAGCTCGTCGAGGTCGCCGACGACCGCGTCAAGGGCACGGTGTACGGGGATGAGCCCAAGATCGTACGGTGGCGCGAGGTCGAGGCCGAGCTGCTCGCCCCCGATCGCCAGGCCGTCCTCGCCAAGGTCGGCAAACGCCTCAGGAAGGCCGGCGCGACGCCCTCGGCGGCCACCAGCAAACTCGCCAAACTGCTCGAACCCACCCCGCTCCCCAAGGCCCCCACCGAGCCGGGCACGGCGGGCGAGATCGTCGTCGCCTACCTGGCCGGGCAGGTCAACGCCCTCCTCGCGCAGGATCCCCGCGTACGCCGGGCCGAGGACGACGCCGTGCACCAGATGCGCGTGGCCGCCCGCAGGATGCGCAGCGCGCTCAAGGCGTTCAAGAGCGTCGTCGCGGACACCGCCCAGGTGCAGGACGAGCTGCGCTGGCTCGGCAACGTGCTCGGCGAGGCCCGCGACCTGGAGGTGATCAGGGCCAGGTTCGCCAAGGAGCTGGCGAGGCTGGAGCCCGAGCTGGTCCACGGCCCCATCCAGGCCCGGCTCGGTACGGATCTGCACGAACGCGAGCAGGAGGCGTACGCCCGCATCAAGGAGGCACTCAGCGGCGAACGCTACTACACCCTCCTCAACGCGCTCGATCAGCTCGTCTCCGACCCGAAGCTGGAGAAGGCGGCGGCCAAGCCCGCCGAGAAGAAGCTCAGCGCCATCGCGGCGGCCGGCTGGAACCGGGTGACGAAGGCCTACGAAACCGCTCAGGCCATAGAAGACCCGGAACGTCATGAAATAGCCATGCATGACGTGCGCAAGGCCGCCAAACGCGCTCGTTACACCGCCGAAGCGCTCCAACCCACCCTCGGCGCGAACATGGGCAAGCTCGCCAAGCTTTCCGAGAACGTCCAGGAAATCCTGGGAACGCACCAGGACGGCGTGGTGGCGCAGGAGACGCTGGCGAAGGAGGCCGAGAGCGCCCGCCAGGCAGGCGAGGACACGTTCACGTACGGAGTGCTCATCGGCATCGAGCGCAGCGCGGCCGAGCGGGCGTACGCGGAGTTCCCCAGAGTCTGGGCAGAGACGGTCGGGGCGGTTATGAAGGTTCTATGA